The DNA region TGATTGCTAGCTTTTGCCCTGGCTCAACTGCTCAACCGTCTTCAATGGGTGTGCCTACGTTAGTagccgttgctgctgcttctgcagcGGCTGAGTCCATCGAGACCTTATCGGAATGCCGTCTCCCACCCTCTCGCCCGCTGAAAGCATCAGTGGCTCCTGTCGCCACGGGCTGCAGCATTTCACGGCGGGCCGTGCTGGCACTCGAACTCTGCCACTGGCACGCAGGCGGTGGAAATGGAAGCCTGCGGACCCCCTGCATGGGACGTTGCTAGCGCACGATCGCAAGCATTTTTAGTAGCGCACCGACCCGCCACGGGCCCGTTTCCATCGCCACCCGACGCTCGTATCCTTGTTTTGCTGGACCaagccggcgccctcgggccCAAGAACCAAGATCCAGATGGGAAAAGCGTCCGCCACGTACGTGGTTGAACTTTGCCCACAGCAATGTCGTCGGACTGTCCATGTCGTGGCAATGATGCTGCCGAAGCCAGCACTGGCCATTTTCGGACTCTGTCCACGCCCTGCGGCTTCTTGTTATGCCAAAGAACGTGCGGGTAGATCCCTCACATGGTGTACTAGTTGCATCGTCGGCCCCATCCTGCGTTCAAGAGAAGTACGTACGGATACGCAGAATACTACTATGACCACGTACTTGGACTTGGAAAATACTGAGTTGGTACCTAGTGTGAGGATGCAAAGTCGTGAATTGAGCGAGGCGTCTGTCGCGTCTCAaaccgccgcccccctcccccttcttctccaaACAACTTGCCTTCAGCCGATGTCTGCGACGGACCGGTGGATCTCCTGTGGGGGCGCTGCCCCCTGATTCCCCTTTGCTGTTCTCCGTCCCTTTCACTTCGTGCAACTGAagtgcctggcctggctggcaaAAAGGTCCGCTTGACGACCAATCTTGACGTTGACTTTCGGCCGGTGGTCGACGTGAGGTGCGACTCACAGGCccccctggcggcgcggcttcTAACGTTCCGCGCCCTCGGCTTCTATGAATGGTGCCTTGGTCCTCACATGTCATCCTCATGCCCATCGTGACCACCAGGAAAGCTTCCGCGAAAAgtggcaacggcagcgaGCGCCCGAGCACCTAGCCTGGGCACCTTGACCTCATAATACGGACTGCAAGGTAACTACTGGTAAGTGCATGTGTTACTATTACCATCCATCGAAGCTCTAGGTACCCCggcctacttcgtacacaaGGCGCAGGCAAGCCGAGCCCTGGACCCAGGCAGGATGCCAGGTCCCCCCAATTTGCTTCGTGCGACGCAATCTCCGCTCGCCGCATGAATATCATTCCATGACGAGCCAGGAGTACCTCCTTGTGACATTTCGTGAGCAACGCGCTTGTTCGGCGGGAGCGGTGAGTCCAGTGAAACCGCAAATACAAGCGACTTGCCGCCCAGGAGAGCATGAGCATGCGTATGATGGACATTGACAATTCGTATCACGTGATCATGTTGCTGTGCCAACATCGTTTAGGCCTCTCCGTCTGGTCTCTGGCTTCTCCCCACGGCGACCAAACAAGGTCAACGCAACATTCCTGCTCTGCGAAACTGGCCCAAATTTGGCAGCATCGCGGCTGCGTCACATACTTACTGCCCGTTGTCGAGCGTCTAGCCCACCCACCGGGACCAACGACGGCTCACCGTTATGGCCAGGCTCGTGGACTGCTACCCATCCAGCGAAGATGAGCTACCGCGACTAAACGTCCTCCTTGGCCGCACGAGTGCGCGCAAATTGGCACCTATGCCGCGAGCAACACCAAAGCCTCCTCCCAACAATGGTCTTGTGCCcaggacggcggcaacaCCATCTACACGGAGGGTTCGTCGCTTCAGAGACCAGCTGACTGATGCCAATCCTCTCTTTCTCCCTTGGAGCGGAAGCCAGGAGAGCGACTTAGCCCATGACATACGTGGTGCCTCTCAAGTGCCGCCTCATTCATCGCTGCAAGGCAATCGCCAAATGCCTGGGGCCGTATTATCGGGAGGACTCTCGTACGCCATGCTTGAGGACTCGCCTCCGCCGACAGCACGAGCTTCTCGAACGAGGCGCCGCCTGGTTGCACGACTCCTGGATAGTGATGGAGAGGGTGGTTCGACCTGCGACACTCGCGACAACTCCACACTGCTGAACAAAGCTAGTCGAGCCCAATATGGTATCAACCTCACGAATCGCTCGTCACGCAGATCGACTCCAGTGGCGGAGCTCGTGGACAGTGGAAATGCAGCAAGCGTGACATTCGATCCAGCATCGACCGAGTCGCTATCACCGTACGCCCAGAAGGCGGACCCCGACAGTGTTGCCAACGATGAGGAGCCCAGCATTTATGAGACCGCGGTTGAGGATTCACACAGCGAAAGCGAAAGCTCAGATTCGGACTTCGAGCTCAGCGATTCTTCCGAAGATGTCTTTGCAAGCCCTCTTGCGCAAGGGTTACCTCCCATTGCCCGGACAAGGAGGGTTCGACAAGCAAAAACACAGGAAAATGGGCCACGCAGTGTGTTGAACGCTCGAAGTCCAAACATGCGAAACCTGAAATCCATCGCTGCAGGCCCCCCTTCTGTAAAAGGAAAGATGAGCAGCCCCGACATACAGGCAGAAGTTCGACAGCCACGAGCAGCCAGCATCAGGCGCAGTACAGCCTCGCATGAGTCGGTATTGACTCGTGACTTGGACGCTCTACGTACCGACTTCAGCGGGTTCTCAGATAACGACGAGGAAGCACATtccgacagcgacgatgCACATGTGCCACGACCCAGAACACCATGCAGAGAAGTCCAGTCCAAGGGTCTCGTATCCCCTCGGAAGCGAGACGCCATCCCCAAAACGCCGCATCGACCCAGCGTGGATGCGTTCTGGAACAAGGAGCTGGTTGATGGCTGGAACGAGCAACACTCACCACAAAAAGCACCGAACCTGCGTCTAGCCCCTAGCCCAGCTAAAGAGAGGCGCGAGAAAGCAGCGGAGAAGAAGTCCTTTGACGCACGCAAggtcgccctggccgaggactTTCTTCGACAACTCAACGAGAAAATCGCCGACGGAAAGATTTCGGAGCTCGCAAAGCCAACTGGGGGTGTCAAACTCATTTGGACAAAGACTCTGAATACCACGGCTGGGAGGGCCAATTGGAAACGAGAGACGATCCGTACGAAGCAGACGGACGGCACCATTATTGCAGTCAACCATATGCATCACGCGTCCATTGAGTTGGCCGAAAAGGTTATTGACGACGACCATAAGTTGCTGAACGTGTTGGCGCACGAATTCTGTCACTTGGCCAACTTCATGATCACAGGCATCACAAACAACCCACATGGCAAAGAGTTTAAGACATGGGCGGCTAAATGTTCTCGGGCTTTTGGGGAGTCCCACGGGATTCAAGTGACCACGAAGCACACCTACGACATTGACTTCAAATACACGTGGCAGTGCTCGACGTGCGGATCCGAGTACAAACGCCATTCCAGGAGCATTGATCCTCAGCGTCACAAGTGTGGGGGCTGCAAAGGCACACTCATCCAGACGAAACCATGCCCAAGGAAGACGAACGCGGGaagcggccaaggcgggaAGCCCACTGAATACCAGACGTTCGTCAAAGAACAGATGAGGATTGTCAAGGCGGAAAACCCCAGCCGTCCTCAAAAAGATGTAATGCGTATCGTGGCGAACAAGTGGGCAAAGACGAGAGGGAAGAAATCGATGGCCACCGACAACGCGGTCGAGCCGAGTGAGGTTGACCTCGTCACGGCACAGATGGTGGATCTCACGGTAGACAACGAGGGAAAAGACAGGACCTGACCGGCATGTTATCTGTCCCTGCCATTCACTCCATCAGGCGCGGGCAAATACCTTGACTCGCTAAGCATGATGCATTGGCCGGCGTTGCTTGGGAATCTCGGTGCACGATTCGTTTTGTCGCTATAGTaatggccgagggcgtccaCGGTGCCTTGTTTGAGAGATAAAGAGTCTAACACAAGCCCGAAAAGGGTGGATGGCGCTCTACTTGAGCAACTCCTCACATTCATGAAAGTGCTGGCCATGGTGATCCCAAGTCGTTATGCCACCGTCAATCACGGCCGGCCTGCCAGCAGAGATATCCTGTTGCCTGCGGGGCAGGGTGCTTGAGAGTGACTGGCCTCACTTATTGCAGCTTCCTCAAAGTCGAGCCTCCGTCGCATGGTGGTGTTCGTGCCCAATCACGACCGAATCGCGCCCAGGCCCATGGGTCGCGACCTCACTAGCTGATCAACCCCCGAAGCCTCAATGCTCCCCAAACAGGCCCCAGTCCTTGATTTTGAGCGTCCCCCAGATCCGAGCGGAGTACTCCACAGCGTCTCCGATGAGTTTCCCTTGCTTTCCAAGCTCGAGGTCaacatcttcctcgtcataCTCGCCCTTGATATGCGGAACGTTTATGGTGATGAGTATGTCGGTCTGGTAGCGCTCAAGACGAAGCAGggtcatgatgatggcggtaAAGTCGGGCGCTGAAGTCTGGTCGCGCGACTGGCCGACTTTAGGTGTCTGTGTCGCGATGAGTGTGTATGCCGGTGGTTTAGACCTAGGGCGGATGCGTTAGCCGTGATCGGGTGACAACaaggagcgcgacgaggatcgaaccgatggcgacggacggaACGGGAGGGGCAGAGGGCACAAACTCGAGGCGAGTGAACTCGGTCTCAGCCGTGTTCCATATCTTGACCGTGTCGATATCGGAGCCAACCATGTCCTCAAGGTGCGTCGTCATGGCACGTCCGTCAATCTCGGGGCCGGAGCCAGGGCCGCCGACACGTTCGGTGATGTCGAATATGATGCTCGTGAAGCCGTCCTTATCAATCCAGACCTCCTGATTGTCAGGGACCTGGCGCAGCTTGCTATCGGGCATGGATGAGTTGCTCGTGCGCCAGCTGGGGGACTGGACTGCGCCCTGACGCAGGGTCGCTCACCTGACGTCGGCGAACTTTGCTGGCAGGTCGCAAACCATTGCGCCGCCATAGAGGGGGGTGCCCAGGTAGTCGGGCATTGCGACGGGGTGTCGGCGAGTGCGCCTCGGCTGGCGGTGGGCTTTGGGGTCTCTCTCAAGTGGCGTCCGAAGGAAGAAGGGCTGCGCGAAGCGGAAGAGACCTATGTTCGCAGGCGTCTCGCGACGATCCTTCTGCGACGGGGTCAGAGACGTCGGGCGATGTGGCTGTCCGCAGATGCAGTTCCTGGTGCAAAGCAGATAAGAGGTGGcggggtcggtcggtcgtccAGCGGGGAGAGGCAGACATGGGATGGGTAGGTAACTACCTGTTTGTGGTGCTGGGCAGCCAGATGACGTCGCGATTCCTTGGACCCCACGGCTGGCTTACCCTGTAGTTGTCAATGCTTCAACTTGTACTGCGCCCACACCGGGCACCACGCATTCCCGTGGGTGCTTCGATCGGGCTCAGTGATATCGAACATGGGCCTCTCTTCCCGATAAAGTCATGTTTGGTTCAATGTTGTCCATCTTTTACAGAGCGCTTCTTCGCGCACGTTGCGTCACACAGCGGACATGTTCCAGGCCACCCACCACGCCCAGTACCTAGTGCTGCGTGCATGCCACGGCAGTTTTAATGCCAATATAGCCTACCTATATAGTACCAGTACTTTGCACAGCCGTCCCATACCTACTAGGTATGTGAGCTCATCCAGTATAGGGCTGTGGGACTTGCCGTaggcgtcggcgcgggtggTTCTGCACGTCGCCGGAAAGTAGCTCTCCAGCCGCGTGCGACAGTTGCTCAACAAGGCAACCCCGGCGCCAATTGGGAGCTCCCCCCCTCCACGAAGCTTCACTCcacttctcctcctctcaaGTCAGCACGTCCACGGTCGACAGCCCGAGCTTATTATCCTGGTGCCGCCACTGACAGTAATAACTTTAAAACTGCATTGCCCCGGCCTGACGCAGACGGACCAGGACTCACGATCACCACACCTGCGACCTTTTCTCCCCACCGAAGCCGCCGTATCCAAACAGACCGACCACACCATCGTCCTCTCTACCACGCGACTGACTGCATCTCGTCCGAGACCATGGCCGCTTGCATCTTCTGCCGCATCATCAAGGGTAAACGCCAACCTCAACCAGGAGAGGAGTCCCTAGGGGACGCGCCGAACCACTACGGCCCATTTCTCCCATTGCTAACACTCCGGGGCGCTGTATATTGCCCTCACGACCACAGGCGAGATCCCCTGCATGAAGCTTTTTGAGAGCGACAAAACGTTTGCTTTTCTTGACATCGGACCCCTCAGCAAGGGTCACGCCGTAAGCCGCTATCTTGCTTGTTTCGCTTGCACATCTGCCGGTACTGACGCTACCCGTCACTGCAGCTCGTGATACCCAAGTACCACGGCGCGAAGCTCGCCGATATCCCAGACGACCAACTGACCGAAATCTTGGTGAGTCGACCCATAGGGAACACCCGTGAGCTATCATCGACAGACTCTCACACAACATCGTCTCCCAGCCCACGCTGAAGAAACTGGTCAACGCCACCGGCGCTGTCGACTACAATATCCTGCAGAACAACGGCACAATTGCTCATCAGCAGGTGCATCATGTGAGTGATGTGTGCTTAAACATGTTTTCAGCTTGACCCATGACCCCCGACCTGGTTCTACGAAGTTACTGATCGTGCCCATCAATGCAGGTTCACTTTCACATGGTAAGTCATGATGCTCGCCACAAGCGGCGagcatgtcgccgtcgccatcgcctcctGCTACTGACGCATTTCTTTCAAGATCCCCAAGCCCAACGAGAGCGAGGGTCTCGGCATCAGCTGGCCTGCGAGCACCGGAGACATGGAAAAGCTCAAGGCTCTCTGCGAGGATATCAAGTCCAAAATGTAGGCCTGCCGTCTGTAATGAAGCAGGCTGGATACCGGGGGGGGCATCGGCAGGGTCGTGTCTCGTGACATGTTTGGTGAGAGGGGTTGTCAATCTAGTACCAGACTTAGGATACTAGGTGAACAACTGTCCTAAGGTACCAATTCCCTTCAGATGCTTCGTAGGATATAACAACCCGACCAGGCGACCGTATACGCCTTTTTCTCTGCAGGTAACACCCGATTCACAGGATCAGAGCTGATATCCTCCTCTTCCACAACGGCACCCTTCCAGATCTCGCACGGGCTCGTGCGCTATGCCTGGGCTTTGTTATCGTTGCCGGCCTCCTTGGTCGACCCCGTGTCCGCTTTATTGTACCAGTTAACCTTGCCGCTAGGGAGAATGTCTCCTGTGCGGTCATACAGTGACCGTGACCGGATGTATGGATCAAGGCCCCAATAGCCTACCCGTAGCTTCTCGGCAACCTGTTCTCGCTCGGcctttgcttgcttgccctgcTCAGAGTCTGCGGAACGGATCCAGGTTCGGGTTGCCGCCTCGAACTCGCCGTAGAGTACAGCCCTGGCTTTGAGGAGCCGTTCACGCGTCTCCGTATCCTTCATGGCTTCATTCTCGCCCTCAGCCGGCTCCTTGTACTTGTACTTCCAATCTTCATCGCCATCAAGTTCCTTAATGATGTGGTCCGGAGGGATGAACTCCTCCAAACCGGCTCGATAATTAGTGAAGTGAaccttggcggcgacgaccggaTCAAGCCAACCGCGGATGATCTTCCAGATACCTTAAGATGCACTGTTAGCTTTCAAGCTCAACCCCTGAACAGTCAACGCGAAGGGAATGCATACCCTGAAACACCCAAGGCGCGTTGTGTACGAGAACGGCGCCGAGCGACTCCGGATAGTTCGCCTCGAAGCATTGCACCATGAACTTGACTGGCTGATAGTCCATGTTGGACAGCGTGAAGTCACTCATGTCAAAAATGATGGTC from Purpureocillium takamizusanense chromosome 3, complete sequence includes:
- a CDS encoding uncharacterized protein (EggNog:ENOG503NXUZ~BUSCO:EOG09264IKZ~COG:T), whose translation is MPDYLGTPLYGGAMVCDLPAKFADVSKLRQVPDNQEVWIDKDGFTSIIFDITERVGGPGSGPEIDGRAMTTHLEDMVGSDIDTVKIWNTAETEFTRLESKPPAYTLIATQTPKVGQSRDQTSAPDFTAIIMTLLRLERYQTDILITINVPHIKGEYDEEDVDLELGKQGKLIGDAVEYSARIWGTLKIKDWGLFGEH
- the HNT1 gene encoding Bis(5'-nucleosyl)-tetraphosphatase (asymmetrical) (COG:T~BUSCO:EOG092658WY~EggNog:ENOG503P2XN); amino-acid sequence: MAACIFCRIIKGEIPCMKLFESDKTFAFLDIGPLSKGHALVIPKYHGAKLADIPDDQLTEILPTLKKLVNATGAVDYNILQNNGTIAHQQVHHVHFHMIPKPNESEGLGISWPASTGDMEKLKALCEDIKSKM
- a CDS encoding uncharacterized protein (COG:S~EggNog:ENOG503NWHU), encoding MARLVDCYPSSEDELPRLNVLLGRTSARKLAPMPRATPKPPPNNGLVPRTAATPSTRRVRRFRDQLTDANPLFLPWSGSQESDLAHDIRGASQVPPHSSLQGNRQMPGAVLSGGLSYAMLEDSPPPTARASRTRRRLVARLLDSDGEGGSTCDTRDNSTLLNKASRAQYGINLTNRSSRRSTPVAELVDSGNAASVTFDPASTESLSPYAQKADPDSVANDEEPSIYETAVEDSHSESESSDSDFELSDSSEDVFASPLAQGLPPIARTRRVRQAKTQENGPRSVLNARSPNMRNLKSIAAGPPSVKGKMSSPDIQAEVRQPRAASIRRSTASHESVLTRDLDALRTDFSGFSDNDEEAHSDSDDAHVPRPRTPCREVQSKGLVSPRKRDAIPKTPHRPSVDAFWNKELVDGWNEQHSPQKAPNLRLAPSPAKERREKAAEKKSFDARKVALAEDFLRQLNEKIADGKISELAKPTGGVKLIWTKTLNTTAGRANWKRETIRTKQTDGTIIAVNHMHHASIELAEKVIDDDHKLLNVLAHEFCHLANFMITGITNNPHGKEFKTWAAKCSRAFGESHGIQVTTKHTYDIDFKYTWQCSTCGSEYKRHSRSIDPQRHKCGGCKGTLIQTKPCPRKTNAGSGQGGKPTEYQTFVKEQMRIVKAENPSRPQKDVMRIVANKWAKTRGKKSMATDNAVEPSEVDLVTAQMVDLTVDNEGKDRT